A stretch of the Poseidonibacter parvus genome encodes the following:
- the msrA gene encoding peptide-methionine (S)-S-oxide reductase MsrA, producing the protein MSNYKKAYIAGGCFWGMEDLFRNQKGIIDTEVGYQGGENSNPTYRNHPGHAEGIELTYDPTITSFKEILDYFFRIHNPTTIDRQGNDIGSSYRSTIFIQNEEELKTAKEIIKIVNESGKWEAPVVTTLEPFDTFWPAEADHQDYLVRNPNGYTCHSERFGSFLQ; encoded by the coding sequence ATGTCAAATTATAAGAAAGCATATATTGCAGGTGGTTGTTTTTGGGGAATGGAAGATTTATTCAGAAATCAAAAAGGTATCATTGATACAGAAGTTGGTTATCAAGGTGGGGAAAATAGCAACCCAACATATAGAAACCATCCTGGACATGCGGAGGGTATTGAACTTACTTATGATCCTACGATAACATCTTTTAAAGAAATCCTTGATTATTTTTTTAGAATACACAATCCTACAACTATTGATAGACAAGGTAATGATATAGGATCAAGCTATCGTTCAACAATATTCATACAAAATGAAGAAGAACTAAAAACAGCTAAAGAGATTATAAAAATCGTAAATGAATCAGGAAAATGGGAAGCTCCAGTTGTTACAACATTAGAACCTTTTGATACATTTTGGCCTGCTGAAGCAGATCATCAGGATTATTTAGTAAGAAATCCTAATGGATATACATGCCATTCAGAGAGATTTGGATCATTTCTTCAATAA